A genome region from Paracoccus stylophorae includes the following:
- a CDS encoding COG4223 family protein, which translates to MKKPDDKKTTSSPKATQAGKAADTTPADTTPTDAKPSGAKPADEKPSGATQADAKPSGAMPADSASGEPSADRAKKEAAKPGTISTRDVGPGDGKSAAEGGGKAGAMTSGLVGDGTANVPPAAPKSQPPATGAQTAGKSPADDKADQSDKTRAAGADADPAPKGPLKDAPPEAILRDTPASTPAPTQNVTVQRTGFWPVALGGAVAAGLGAAVTIWALPNLPASWLPEPPAQEAAPAVDADAIRAEAVSAAEAAAREQVDALRAELAESAAAAESQAASEPEPAAETAAAETQPAPAEPTNDQASERIAELQDRLDQQAARIEELAARPTLDPDTADKVMALADQADTLEQQIQSVAESARSEITAAQQEAERLQQAAESSTRRAEAVAAIASLQAALDRGVTPDEARATLEGAGIEPPDALRREVPSLDSLQADFSDAARAALRASLREGGSGGGNVLTNFLRAQTGIRSVAPREGDDPDAVLSRANAEVEAGQIGAALDEIQALPDAAKSAPSMADWIAGATAYRDAQSALSDLSANSN; encoded by the coding sequence GTGAAAAAGCCAGACGACAAGAAGACCACGAGCAGCCCCAAGGCCACGCAGGCCGGCAAGGCTGCGGACACGACGCCCGCCGACACGACACCCACGGATGCCAAGCCGTCCGGGGCAAAGCCGGCAGATGAAAAACCCTCGGGTGCGACGCAGGCGGATGCAAAGCCATCGGGCGCAATGCCGGCGGATTCGGCCTCGGGCGAACCCTCTGCCGACCGCGCCAAGAAAGAGGCGGCGAAACCCGGAACCATCTCGACCAGGGATGTCGGGCCGGGGGACGGCAAATCGGCCGCGGAAGGGGGCGGCAAGGCCGGGGCGATGACTTCGGGCCTTGTGGGCGACGGCACCGCGAACGTCCCGCCGGCTGCGCCGAAATCCCAGCCCCCCGCGACGGGGGCGCAGACGGCCGGGAAATCCCCGGCCGACGACAAGGCGGACCAATCTGACAAGACGCGCGCCGCAGGGGCCGACGCCGATCCCGCGCCGAAAGGCCCGCTGAAGGACGCGCCGCCCGAGGCGATCTTGCGCGACACGCCGGCCTCGACCCCCGCGCCCACGCAGAACGTGACGGTGCAGCGAACCGGCTTTTGGCCCGTTGCCCTGGGCGGGGCGGTCGCGGCGGGGCTGGGGGCTGCGGTCACGATCTGGGCGCTGCCGAACCTGCCGGCCTCGTGGCTGCCCGAACCCCCCGCGCAAGAGGCTGCGCCCGCCGTCGATGCCGACGCGATCCGCGCCGAGGCGGTCAGCGCTGCCGAGGCTGCGGCGCGCGAACAGGTCGATGCCCTGCGGGCCGAACTGGCCGAAAGCGCCGCTGCGGCGGAATCGCAGGCCGCGTCCGAGCCGGAACCTGCCGCCGAAACCGCCGCCGCGGAAACGCAGCCCGCACCGGCGGAACCGACGAACGATCAGGCGTCCGAACGCATCGCGGAATTGCAGGACCGGCTGGACCAGCAGGCCGCGCGGATCGAGGAGCTGGCCGCGCGCCCGACCCTGGACCCCGATACCGCCGACAAGGTGATGGCGTTGGCCGATCAGGCCGACACGCTGGAACAGCAGATCCAGTCCGTCGCCGAAAGCGCCCGGTCCGAGATCACGGCCGCGCAGCAAGAGGCCGAAAGGCTGCAACAGGCCGCCGAAAGCAGCACCAGACGGGCCGAGGCGGTGGCCGCCATAGCCTCGCTTCAGGCCGCGCTGGACCGGGGCGTGACCCCCGATGAGGCGCGGGCGACGCTGGAAGGCGCGGGCATCGAACCGCCTGACGCGCTGAGGCGCGAGGTGCCCAGCCTGGACAGTCTGCAAGCCGATTTCAGCGATGCGGCCCGCGCCGCCCTGCGCGCCTCGCTGCGCGAGGGCGGCAGCGGGGGCGGCAACGTGCTGACCAATTTCCTTCGGGCCCAGACCGGCATCCGCTCCGTCGCCCCGCGCGAGGGCGACGATCCGGATGCGGTGCTGTCTCGGGCGAATGCCGAGGTCGAGGCCGGACAGATCGGCGCGGCGCTGGACGAGATACAGGCGTTGCCGGATGCCGCGAAATCCGCCCCGTCCATGGCCGACTGGATCGCCGGCGCCACCGCATATCGCGATGCCCAGTCGGCGCTGTCCGATCTGTCGGCCAATTCGAACTGA